One window of the Colletotrichum destructivum chromosome 4, complete sequence genome contains the following:
- a CDS encoding Putative DNA recombination and repair protein Rad51 produces the protein MTDLLQLLPDFPVAQFAGLVRTLERHQLSTTDLLTQDVVDIGKRTQLPLLDIKRLCAAIVDALHRGFEPANQQHSNASPFLRRSLTDLENQWSTISTLDDDLDQALGGGLPTGYVTEITGESGVGKTQFLLSLLLAVQLPPPYGLGRPALYITTEAQLSTKRLSQMLSTNPRFAEVSPEDRPSLDGISSTSTPDLESQEHILQFQVPVEVERRNIGLIVLDSVASNYRAEFERGGLSNHGSNMGARSNELTRLGALLRELAQKYNLAVVVANQVADRFSSSSLAPTATPRRAPPADGEGFTQESPLASRSRGARAFSPSDVEPTSSMAEHLRSSMPEPPGLDDFGPPAPPALALDHQQRWFTGWGDDPFVDYGLKTPSLGLVWSTQIACRIALFKKPVYGVHRHVDDEADEGGVPALKNWRRWMKVVFAPHAKATGQGLDGAVEFAVTMAGLKAVKKKKKEEEVDDD, from the coding sequence ATGACCGACTTGCTTCAGCTTCTGCCCGACTTTCCGGTTGCCCAGTTCGCCGGGCTGGTGCGGACGTTGGAACGTCACCAGCTTTCTACCACCGACCTTTTGACccaggatgtcgtcgacatAGGCAAACGCACACAGCTGCCTCTTCTCGACATCAAGCGGCTatgcgccgccatcgttgATGCCCTTCACCGGGGTTTCGAACCTGCCAATCAACAACACTCGAACGCGAGCCCGTTCCTCAGACGCTCACTCACAGATCTGGAAAACCAGTGGTCCACCATCAGCAccctcgacgatgacctcGATCAAGCCTTGGGAGGAGGTCTTCCGACTGGTTATGTGACAGAGATCACAGGCGAGAGCGGCGTTGGGAAGACGCAGTTTCTGCTATCTCTGCTACTGGCCGTCCAACTGCCGCCCCCGTACGGCCTGGGCCGTCCTGCCTTGTACATCACTACGGAAGCACAGTTGTCGACGAAACGCCTCTCGCAGATGCTATCGACCAACCCACGCTTCGCAGAGGTTTCACCCGAGGACAGGCCATCTTTGGATGGTATCTCTAGCACTTCGACCCCTGATCTTGAATCGCAGGAGCATATCCTGCAGTTCCAGGTGCCCGTCGAGGTTGAGCGGCGCAACATCGGTCTCATCGTTCTCGACTCTGTAGCCTCCAACTACCGAGCCGAGTTCGAGCGAGGTGGCCTCAGCAACCACGGATCCAACATGGGAGCTCGCAGCAACGAGCTGACACGCCTCGGGGCCTTGCTTAGGGAGTTGGCCCAGAAATACAACCTTGCTGTCGTGGTTGCCAACCAAGTCGCAGACCGATTTTCCAGTTCGTCCCTCGCCCCAACGGCGACCCCTAGGAGGGCGCCTCCTGCTGATGGCGAGGGGTTCACTCAGGAAAGCCCGTTAGCATCACGGAGCAGGGGCGCGAGGGCTTTCTCGCCTTCAGACGTCGAAccgacctcgtccatggccgAGCATCTTCGGTCTAGCATGCCCGAACCTCCAGGTCTGGATGACTTCGGCCCGCCCGCACCCCCCGCGTTGGCACTGGACCACCAGCAGCGGTGGTTCACTGGATGGGGCGATGATCCATTCGTCGACTACGGGCTCAAGACGCCTAGCCTGGGCCTGGTGTGGTCAACCCAGATCGCGTGTCGCATTGCGTTGTTCAAAAAACCCGTTTACGGGGTGCATCGACATGTGGATGATGAAGCCGACGAAGGGGGGGTGCCTGCATTGAAGAACTGGCGTCGATGGATGAAGGTCGTCTTCGCTCCCCATGCAAAGGCAACGGGCCAGGGCCTggatggcgccgtcgagTTCGCCGTGACCATGGCGGGACTGAAGGCTGtcaagaaaaagaagaaagaggaggaggtcgacgatgacTGA
- a CDS encoding Putative small GTP-binding protein has protein sequence MNPEYDYLFKLLLIGDSGVGKSCLLLRFADDTYTESYISTIGVDFKIRTIELDGKTVKLQIWDTAGQERFRTITSSYYRGAHGICVVYDVTDMDSFNNVKQWLQEIDRYATEGVNKLLVGNKSDMSDKKVVEYTVAKEFADSLGIPFLETSAKNASNVEQAFLTMARQIKERMGSTTANNTKPSVQVGPGHGVSSNSGGGCC, from the exons ATGAACCCCGA GTACGACTACCTCTTCAAGCTTCTCCTCATCGGTGACTCCGGTGTTGGAAAGTCTTGCCTTCTGCTGCGATTCGCCGACGACACCTACACTGAGTCCTACATCTCCACCATTGGTGTCGATTTC AAAATCCGCACGATAGAGCTCGATGGAAAGACGGTGAAGCTGCAGATC TGGGACACCGCTGGCCAGGAGCGTTTCCGCACCATCACCTCCTCTTACTACCGTGGTGCCCACGGCATCTGCGTCGTCTACGATGTGACCGACATGGACTCCTTCAACAACGTCAAGCAGTGGCTCCAGGAGATTGACAGATATGCCACCGAGGGCGTCAACAAGCTACTCGTCGGCAACAAGAGCGATATGTCCGACAAGAAGGTTGTCGAGTACACCGTCGCCAAG GAGTTTGCCGACAGCCTGGGCATCCCCTTCCTCGAGACCTCTGCGAAGAACGCCAGCAACGTTGAGCAGGCTTTCTTGACCATGGCCCGCCAAATCAAGGAGCGCATGGGCAGCACGACCGCCAACAACACGAAACCCTCCGTGCAGGTCGGACCCGGACACGGCGTCTCTTCGAactcgggcggcggctgctgctaA